The Actinomyces sp. oral taxon 414 genome has a segment encoding these proteins:
- the rpsO gene encoding 30S ribosomal protein S15: MSVTPERKQQIIAEYATHEGDTGSPEVQIAVLSERIANLTEHFKTHAHDHHSRRGLYLLIGKRRRLLDYLMKEDIERYRSLISRLGIRR, translated from the coding sequence GTGTCGGTTACCCCCGAGCGCAAGCAGCAGATCATCGCCGAATACGCCACTCACGAGGGCGACACGGGCTCTCCCGAGGTCCAGATCGCCGTCCTGTCCGAGCGCATCGCCAATCTCACCGAGCACTTCAAGACCCACGCGCACGACCACCACTCGCGCCGCGGCCTCTACCTGCTCATCGGCAAGCGCCGCCGTCTGCTCGACTACCTCATGAAGGAGGACATCGAGCGCTACCGCTCGCTCATCTCCCGCCTGGGCATTCGCCGCTGA
- a CDS encoding YlxR family protein: MATTSHVPVRTCIGCRIRAQRAQLLRLVNDDGRLAVDARAVAPGRGAWIHPDPTCLELAERRRALGRALRVSGPLDAAPVREWFDSFRGRPPAHADRSRSGAGKTDCEGG, encoded by the coding sequence GTGGCGACCACCTCGCACGTTCCCGTGCGCACCTGCATCGGCTGCCGCATCAGGGCCCAGCGGGCGCAGCTGCTGCGCCTGGTGAACGACGATGGCCGGCTCGCCGTCGACGCCCGCGCGGTCGCGCCCGGGCGCGGCGCGTGGATCCACCCGGATCCGACGTGCCTGGAGCTGGCCGAGCGCAGGCGCGCCCTCGGGCGGGCGCTGCGCGTGAGCGGGCCGCTGGATGCGGCCCCCGTGCGCGAGTGGTTCGACTCCTTCCGGGGCCGGCCCCCGGCGCACGCCGACCGGTCCCGCAGCGGGGCCGGCAAGACCGATTGCGAAGGCGGGTAG
- a CDS encoding bifunctional riboflavin kinase/FAD synthetase: MEVWYGAEQVPATLSEPGGPGSVVTIGVFDGVHRGHQAILGRVVERAHELAEPAGGGRRPLAVAVTFDPHPRRVHRPEEDLPLIASLTDRLSSLEGVGLDAVLVIAYDLDFAAQGPREFVRTWLEGLLGVRALVVGGDVRFGRSNSGDAATLEEIGAADGFEVEILGEIRSDGGRRWSSTWVRQCLGDGRVREAADVLGRPHRLRGTVVHGRRRGRELGFPTANLEAATAGVVPPDGVYAGWLVRHRRAGGEAGEEHLPAAISIGTNPTFDDVPRRTVEAHVLGRADLDLYGEEIGVELVERLRPMLAFDGLEPLLAQMRDDVARTARILNVPVPGPIRPEDVTA, translated from the coding sequence GTGGAGGTCTGGTACGGCGCCGAGCAGGTGCCCGCGACATTGAGCGAGCCCGGGGGGCCGGGCAGCGTGGTGACCATCGGCGTCTTCGACGGCGTGCACCGCGGGCACCAGGCGATCCTGGGCCGCGTCGTGGAGCGCGCCCACGAGCTCGCCGAGCCCGCCGGCGGCGGGCGGCGCCCCCTGGCGGTGGCGGTCACCTTCGACCCGCACCCGCGCCGCGTCCACCGCCCCGAGGAGGACCTGCCCCTCATCGCCTCCCTGACCGACCGTCTGTCCTCCCTGGAGGGGGTCGGCCTGGACGCCGTGCTCGTCATCGCCTACGACCTGGACTTCGCCGCCCAGGGCCCCCGGGAGTTCGTGCGCACCTGGCTCGAGGGGCTGCTCGGCGTGCGCGCCCTCGTCGTCGGCGGCGACGTGCGCTTCGGGCGCTCCAACTCCGGGGACGCCGCCACCCTGGAGGAGATCGGCGCCGCCGACGGCTTCGAGGTGGAGATCCTCGGCGAGATCCGCTCGGACGGGGGCCGCCGCTGGTCGTCGACCTGGGTGCGCCAGTGCCTGGGGGACGGGCGGGTGCGCGAGGCCGCCGACGTCCTGGGCCGCCCCCACCGCCTGCGCGGCACCGTGGTCCACGGGCGCCGTCGCGGGCGCGAGCTGGGCTTCCCCACCGCCAACCTGGAGGCCGCCACCGCCGGCGTCGTGCCCCCCGACGGCGTCTACGCCGGGTGGCTGGTGCGCCACCGCCGGGCCGGGGGGGAGGCGGGGGAGGAGCACCTGCCCGCCGCGATCTCCATCGGCACCAACCCCACCTTCGACGACGTGCCCCGGCGCACCGTGGAGGCCCACGTGCTGGGCCGGGCCGACCTCGACCTGTACGGCGAGGAGATCGGCGTCGAGCTCGTCGAGCGCCTGCGCCCCATGCTCGCCTTCGACGGGCTGGAGCCGCTGCTGGCGCAGATGCGCGACGACGTCGCCCGGACCGCCCGGATCCTGAACGTGCCGGTGCCCGGCCCCATCCGCCCCGAGGACGTCACCGCCTGA
- a CDS encoding TetR/AcrR family transcriptional regulator, with the protein MPRTAKPAPQRRAEILDTAQRLFITRGYQSTSVEDILTQIGIAKGTLYYHFSSKEEILRALIARIADGIAERAGAIAAGPEPAVRKFLAIMSAARVDEPELALAEELHAPNNAEFHVLTIVETVRRLTPILTGVVEQGVAEGVFSTEHPRETIEILLTSAGMLLDEGIFTGEGQEIPRRTAGLVHAAETLLGCEPGALAPIAARRPTTGRRPTGSAEEVS; encoded by the coding sequence ATGCCACGCACAGCCAAACCCGCCCCGCAGCGCCGCGCGGAGATCCTCGACACCGCCCAGCGCCTGTTCATCACCCGGGGGTACCAGTCCACCTCCGTGGAGGACATCCTCACGCAGATCGGCATTGCCAAGGGCACCCTGTACTACCACTTCTCCTCCAAGGAGGAGATCCTGCGGGCCCTCATCGCGCGCATCGCCGACGGCATCGCCGAGCGGGCCGGAGCCATCGCCGCCGGGCCGGAGCCCGCGGTGCGCAAGTTCCTGGCTATTATGTCCGCCGCCCGCGTGGACGAGCCCGAACTCGCCCTGGCCGAGGAGCTCCACGCCCCGAACAACGCCGAGTTCCACGTCCTGACCATTGTGGAGACGGTCCGCCGCCTCACCCCGATCCTCACCGGCGTCGTCGAGCAGGGCGTCGCCGAGGGCGTCTTCTCCACCGAGCACCCCCGCGAGACGATCGAGATCCTCCTGACCAGCGCCGGAATGCTCCTGGACGAGGGGATCTTCACCGGCGAGGGGCAGGAGATCCCTCGCCGCACCGCCGGGCTCGTGCACGCCGCGGAGACGCTGCTGGGCTGCGAGCCCGGCGCCCTGGCGCCCATCGCGGCGCGGCGCCCGACGACGGGGCGGCGCCCGACGGGGTCCGCGGAGGAGGTGTCATAG
- a CDS encoding DUF6882 domain-containing protein, translating into MGILDWFRARRRPTGATPGVSWPEGQAPAGAFGPAALEITPTAPRRSFVDAGIQFDRSLFGDVFSACLAPSTVIQDACAGFVLDAPRWFVDFETGTLSFGENSYPVQFLGSESTLDDTWMWGWNNINDFPPSVLTMAEWMRDIGQQWGLKELSTATFPLAQGLSGRELAMVSTVLAPGSSCYYRGPHDTGAVLLAFSGLPESVFAPVDVVRFARVLSDCLQIPCDHRILTESFLAWNGTAYEWEERRIVAHFPARLIMEFDEVMRLTKIMSA; encoded by the coding sequence ATGGGCATTCTCGACTGGTTCCGCGCACGCCGGCGGCCCACCGGGGCGACCCCCGGCGTGAGCTGGCCCGAAGGACAGGCCCCCGCCGGAGCGTTCGGCCCGGCCGCCCTCGAGATCACGCCCACGGCGCCGCGCCGCTCGTTCGTCGACGCCGGGATCCAATTCGACCGCAGCCTGTTCGGGGACGTCTTCTCCGCCTGCCTGGCGCCGTCGACGGTGATCCAGGATGCGTGCGCCGGGTTCGTCCTCGACGCCCCCCGGTGGTTCGTCGACTTCGAGACCGGCACCCTGTCCTTCGGGGAGAACTCCTACCCGGTGCAGTTCCTGGGCAGCGAGTCCACGCTTGACGACACGTGGATGTGGGGCTGGAACAATATCAACGACTTCCCCCCGTCGGTCCTGACAATGGCCGAATGGATGCGCGACATCGGCCAGCAGTGGGGCCTGAAGGAGCTGAGCACCGCCACCTTCCCGCTGGCCCAGGGGCTCAGCGGCCGCGAGCTCGCCATGGTCTCCACCGTGCTGGCCCCCGGATCCTCCTGCTACTACCGGGGACCGCATGACACCGGGGCCGTGCTCCTGGCCTTCTCCGGTCTGCCCGAGAGCGTCTTCGCACCCGTCGACGTGGTCCGCTTCGCCCGCGTCCTGTCCGACTGCCTCCAGATCCCCTGCGACCACCGGATCCTCACCGAGAGCTTCCTGGCGTGGAACGGCACCGCCTACGAGTGGGAGGAGCGGCGGATCGTCGCCCACTTCCCCGCCCGGCTGATCATGGAGTTCGACGAGGTCATGCGCCTGACGAAGATCATGAGCGCCTGA
- a CDS encoding RES family NAD+ phosphorylase: protein MARARQRSSGGDASPDRDGPPVSTRPKNPVRPPGPLSIGPQDIRIVDGAELFRITFASSPFALAWGRLRSWGPVARCRWDPHPEPPGDHPGEGVLYTAGDLMTCVAEVFADTRVIDTRCDTPVLQIWQATRAMRLLDLGGQWALRNGASAALDSAPRSTCRAWARAVREQAPDLDGLAVRSTMTGRGMTVLFAPAANSIPLRPRDSVPLTDSTIYALLAHLAPRIGYTVI, encoded by the coding sequence GTGGCTCGCGCACGGCAGCGATCCAGCGGAGGCGACGCGAGTCCTGACCGAGATGGACCGCCGGTGAGCACACGGCCCAAGAACCCGGTCAGACCCCCGGGGCCGTTATCCATTGGTCCACAGGACATCCGCATCGTCGATGGCGCCGAACTATTCCGGATAACCTTCGCCTCGAGCCCTTTCGCACTAGCATGGGGGAGATTGCGATCCTGGGGCCCGGTGGCGCGGTGCCGCTGGGACCCACACCCGGAGCCGCCCGGGGATCATCCCGGCGAGGGCGTTCTCTACACGGCGGGGGACCTCATGACCTGCGTCGCCGAGGTCTTCGCCGACACCCGCGTCATCGACACCCGGTGCGACACTCCCGTCCTGCAGATCTGGCAAGCCACCCGCGCGATGAGGCTGCTCGACCTGGGCGGCCAGTGGGCCCTGCGCAACGGCGCATCCGCAGCCCTGGACAGCGCGCCTCGATCGACCTGCCGAGCCTGGGCGAGGGCCGTGCGCGAGCAGGCGCCGGATCTGGATGGTCTGGCCGTGCGATCCACTATGACCGGACGCGGGATGACTGTGCTCTTCGCTCCCGCCGCCAACAGCATCCCGCTCCGCCCGCGTGATTCGGTGCCGCTGACGGACTCGACCATATACGCTCTTCTGGCGCACTTGGCACCCCGGATCGGTTATACGGTCATATAG
- the truB gene encoding tRNA pseudouridine(55) synthase TruB, with protein sequence MSRPAPAAGSPGASRPRCAVTAADGLLLVDKPSGPTSHDVVAAVRRLAATRRVGHAGTLDPMATGLLVLGVGRATRLLTHLVGADKTYEATVRLGQETLTEDAQGEVTASVGCPAPAARPGGEAGLVRRLDDALRALTGEIMQVPSAVSAIKVDGVRAYARVRSGQKVDLPARAVSIRALTRRGDPRPARAGDGTDVVDVDLHVDCSSGTYVRALARDLGAALGCGAHLTALRRTRVGPFDVGEAATLDALGARVEADAATARPQGLDVLSMAAAARRCFASVELTADEARALGHGQTLSASLLDRARPPERPVACAAPAPEGAEAGDHGPGDYGPGDYGPGGRGVTAGFAPDGAVVALLVREGPRARPVTVLAPA encoded by the coding sequence GTGAGCCGACCGGCCCCGGCCGCCGGGAGTCCCGGTGCCAGCCGCCCGCGCTGCGCGGTCACCGCCGCCGACGGCCTGCTCCTGGTCGACAAGCCCTCCGGCCCCACCAGCCACGACGTCGTCGCCGCCGTCCGGCGCCTGGCCGCCACCCGCAGGGTCGGCCACGCCGGCACCCTCGACCCCATGGCCACCGGCCTGCTGGTGCTGGGCGTCGGGCGGGCCACCCGGCTGCTGACCCACCTGGTGGGGGCCGACAAGACCTACGAGGCCACAGTGCGCCTGGGCCAGGAGACCCTCACCGAGGACGCCCAGGGCGAGGTCACGGCGTCGGTCGGCTGCCCCGCCCCCGCCGCGCGGCCCGGGGGAGAGGCGGGCCTCGTCCGGCGCCTGGACGACGCGCTGCGCGCCCTGACCGGCGAGATCATGCAGGTGCCCAGCGCCGTGTCCGCCATCAAGGTCGACGGCGTGCGAGCCTACGCCCGGGTGCGCAGCGGACAGAAGGTGGATCTGCCCGCGCGGGCGGTGAGCATCCGCGCCCTGACACGGCGGGGCGATCCGCGCCCCGCCCGGGCCGGAGACGGCACGGACGTGGTCGACGTCGACCTGCACGTGGACTGCTCCTCGGGGACCTATGTGCGTGCCCTCGCCAGGGACCTGGGCGCCGCCCTGGGCTGCGGGGCCCACCTGACGGCGCTGCGGCGCACCCGGGTCGGCCCCTTCGACGTCGGCGAGGCCGCCACCCTGGACGCGCTCGGCGCCCGGGTGGAGGCCGACGCCGCCACCGCCCGGCCGCAGGGTCTGGATGTGCTGTCCATGGCCGCGGCGGCGCGCCGCTGCTTCGCCTCGGTGGAGCTCACCGCGGACGAGGCGCGCGCCCTCGGCCACGGCCAGACACTGTCGGCCTCCCTCCTGGACCGAGCCCGGCCCCCCGAGCGACCCGTCGCCTGTGCGGCCCCGGCCCCGGAGGGCGCAGAGGCGGGCGATCACGGGCCGGGCGATTACGGGCCGGGCGATTACGGGCCGGGCGGGCGCGGAGTGACCGCGGGATTCGCCCCGGACGGCGCCGTCGTGGCGCTGCTGGTCCGCGAGGGCCCCCGCGCCCGACCCGTCACGGTCCTCGCCCCGGCGTGA
- a CDS encoding ABC transporter ATP-binding protein, producing MHTSTPSSTMTKSGSAPPVLRARGLSKSYRSPVLDNLDLDIEQGQFVAIMGPSGSGKSTLLHCLSGMDRPSGGSVLLGDTEITSLSEKELAALRLTRFGFVFQQAHLMPTLCLLDNIVLPGYLAGLRPRPEITARGRRLMERMGISEQAASGVTEVSGGQLQRAGICRALINDPGIVFADEPTGALNSATALQILDLLGQVHASGTTLVMVTHDARVAARADRVLVLVDGCIAEDLALGEYEEARAAQRLSAVSEALQRRSV from the coding sequence ATGCATACCTCGACCCCGTCGAGCACCATGACGAAGAGCGGATCCGCTCCTCCGGTGCTGCGCGCCAGAGGCCTGTCGAAGAGTTACCGCTCCCCCGTCCTGGACAACCTCGATCTGGACATCGAGCAGGGCCAGTTCGTCGCGATTATGGGGCCCTCCGGATCCGGGAAGTCCACCCTCCTGCACTGCCTGAGCGGCATGGACCGGCCCAGCGGCGGTTCAGTGCTCCTGGGCGACACCGAGATCACCTCCTTGAGCGAGAAGGAGTTGGCGGCACTGCGGCTGACGCGCTTCGGATTCGTCTTCCAGCAGGCTCACCTGATGCCCACCCTGTGCCTGCTGGACAATATCGTCCTGCCGGGTTACCTGGCCGGGCTGCGCCCGCGCCCGGAGATCACGGCGCGGGGCCGCAGGCTCATGGAGCGCATGGGGATCTCCGAGCAGGCCGCCAGCGGCGTCACCGAGGTCTCCGGCGGCCAGCTGCAGCGGGCCGGCATCTGCCGGGCGCTCATCAACGACCCCGGGATCGTCTTCGCCGACGAGCCCACCGGGGCCCTCAACTCGGCTACCGCGCTGCAGATCCTCGACCTGCTCGGCCAGGTGCACGCCTCGGGGACGACCCTCGTCATGGTCACCCACGACGCCCGGGTGGCGGCCCGGGCCGATCGGGTGCTGGTGCTCGTCGACGGCTGCATTGCGGAGGACCTGGCGCTGGGCGAGTACGAGGAGGCCCGGGCCGCGCAGCGCCTGTCCGCCGTCTCCGAGGCCCTGCAGCGCCGCTCCGTGTGA
- the nusA gene encoding transcription termination factor NusA, translating into MDINMPELRGAAEELGIDLDDLLPAIEAAILGAYAKVPGAIRGARVEIDRRTGHMTVLAPEVDEEDRPTGEYFDDTPDDFGRIAQSTARSVIVQRIQDRRDFKVLGAFKDKAGELIYGTVEQGRDPSNVYVRLDEEHEGVMPPDEQVPGERYRHGDRIRVYVTEVFRGAKGAQINLSRTHPGLVRKLFEREVPELSSGDVEIVAIAREAGHRTKMAVRSRQRGVNAKGACIGPMGQRVRAVMADLGGEKIDIVDYSEEPARFVANALSPARVSSVHILDADEQTARAVVPDFQLSLAIGKEGQNARLAARLTGWKIDIHSDAESGEVAPGRVSRADDVTGPSAPGDEA; encoded by the coding sequence ATGGACATCAACATGCCGGAGCTGCGAGGCGCCGCCGAGGAGCTGGGCATCGACCTGGACGACCTCCTGCCCGCCATCGAGGCCGCCATCCTCGGCGCCTACGCCAAGGTGCCCGGGGCCATCCGCGGCGCCCGCGTGGAGATTGACCGCCGCACCGGTCACATGACGGTCCTGGCGCCGGAGGTCGACGAGGAGGACCGGCCCACCGGCGAGTACTTCGACGACACCCCCGACGACTTCGGGCGCATTGCCCAGTCCACCGCCCGCTCCGTCATCGTCCAGCGCATCCAGGACCGGCGCGACTTCAAGGTCCTGGGGGCCTTCAAGGACAAGGCCGGCGAGCTCATCTATGGGACCGTGGAGCAGGGGCGGGACCCGAGCAACGTCTATGTGCGGCTCGACGAGGAGCACGAGGGCGTCATGCCCCCGGACGAGCAGGTCCCCGGCGAGCGCTACCGCCACGGCGACCGCATCCGCGTCTACGTCACTGAGGTCTTCCGCGGGGCCAAGGGCGCCCAGATCAACCTCTCGCGCACCCACCCCGGCCTGGTGCGCAAGCTCTTCGAGCGCGAGGTCCCCGAGCTCTCCTCCGGCGACGTCGAGATCGTCGCCATCGCCCGCGAAGCGGGGCACCGCACGAAGATGGCGGTGCGTTCGCGCCAGCGCGGCGTCAATGCCAAGGGCGCCTGCATCGGCCCCATGGGGCAGCGCGTGCGGGCCGTCATGGCCGACCTGGGCGGGGAGAAGATCGACATCGTCGACTACTCCGAGGAGCCGGCGCGCTTCGTCGCCAACGCCCTGTCCCCGGCGCGGGTGTCCTCGGTGCACATCCTTGACGCCGACGAGCAGACCGCCCGCGCCGTCGTCCCCGACTTCCAGCTGTCCCTGGCGATCGGCAAGGAGGGTCAGAACGCCCGCCTGGCCGCGCGACTGACCGGGTGGAAGATCGATATCCACTCCGACGCCGAGTCCGGCGAGGTCGCCCCCGGCCGGGTGTCGCGGGCCGACGACGTGACAGGTCCCTCAGCTCCGGGCGACGAGGCCTGA
- the infB gene encoding translation initiation factor IF-2, translating to MAKPRVHELAKELDPTGKKITSKMILAWLKDQGEFVKAASSAVEPPVARRVREHFAAKPNNAAGGRGRDGAKPGPRRPAAPGPKAPAGAGAPTPSAPRPKAPAPKGGPKPKAPAPKGAPTPRAPRGGPGPKAPTPRPPAPKAGPTPGGGPSPKAPSRKAPSTQAPVPSDPRASKAGRRPTPGPRPAAPTPRPKPSGATPGPRLSAPTPGPRPSAPRPGNNPFASAQGMPRPGGSGGPRPGGSGGPRPGGSGGPRPGGGRGAGPRPSAPRPGNNPFASAQGMPRPGGSGGPRPGGGRGAGPRPGPRPGGARAQGAGSTGARPGGARPGPRPGGQRPNPGMMPGQSSIGRPGAPARSGPGGRGGRPGSGGRGGPGGPGAGPRSGGGGFGGPRGGRGGRGSTQGAFGRGGGAPRGRKSKRTKRQEFEQQSAPSIGGVIVPRGDGTTPVRVRQGATLTDLAEKIDANPAALVTVLFHLGEMATATQSLDEDTFALLGAELGYNVQIVSPEDEDRELLESFDIDLEAEEAEEDDADLLPRPPVVTVMGHVDHGKTKLLDAIRSTDVVAAEAGGITQSIGAYQVRVHLNDEERPITFIDTPGHEAFTAMRARGAEVTDIAILVVAADDGVMPQTVEALNHAQAAKVPIVVAVNKIDKEGANPEKIRGQLTEYGLVPEEYGGDTMFVDISAKQHLHIDDLLEAVLLTADAALDLRANPDSDARGVTIEAKLDKGRGAVSTILVERGTLHVGDPIVAGSAYGRVRAMFDEHGNTLDAVGPARPAQVLGLTSVPSAGDSFIVAPDDRTARQIADKREAAERAALLAKRRKRVSLENLTDVLKEGKVDTLNLILKGDSSGAVEALEDSLLKIDVGEEVALRVIHRGVGAITQNDVNLATVDNAVIIGFNVRPAERVAELADREGVDMKFYSVIYNAIDDVEAAMKGMLKPVYEEVGLGTAEIRQIFHSSKFGSIAGSIVRSGTIKRGAKARLVRGGVVIAGDLSVETLRREKDDVTEVREGYECGINLGFKDLAEGDVIETWEMREKPRD from the coding sequence GTGGCAAAACCACGCGTTCACGAGCTCGCGAAGGAGCTCGACCCCACTGGCAAGAAGATCACCTCGAAGATGATCTTGGCCTGGCTCAAGGATCAGGGGGAGTTCGTCAAGGCGGCGTCCTCCGCCGTCGAGCCCCCCGTCGCTCGCCGGGTCCGCGAGCACTTCGCCGCCAAGCCCAACAACGCCGCGGGAGGCAGGGGCAGGGACGGCGCCAAGCCCGGCCCGCGCCGGCCCGCCGCCCCCGGGCCCAAGGCCCCGGCCGGGGCGGGCGCGCCGACGCCCTCGGCGCCCCGGCCCAAGGCGCCCGCCCCCAAGGGCGGCCCCAAGCCGAAGGCCCCCGCGCCCAAGGGCGCTCCGACCCCCAGGGCGCCCAGGGGCGGGCCCGGGCCCAAGGCCCCGACTCCCAGGCCGCCCGCGCCCAAGGCGGGTCCGACGCCGGGGGGCGGTCCCTCGCCCAAGGCCCCGTCCCGCAAGGCGCCCTCCACCCAGGCCCCGGTCCCCTCGGATCCGCGCGCCTCCAAGGCGGGGCGCAGGCCGACGCCCGGCCCGCGCCCGGCCGCTCCGACGCCCCGGCCCAAGCCCTCGGGGGCGACCCCGGGCCCGCGTCTGAGCGCGCCCACGCCCGGTCCGCGGCCGAGCGCGCCGCGTCCGGGCAACAACCCCTTCGCCTCCGCCCAGGGCATGCCCCGTCCCGGCGGTTCGGGCGGCCCGCGCCCCGGTGGTTCGGGCGGCCCGCGCCCTGGTGGTTCGGGTGGTCCGCGCCCCGGCGGCGGTCGGGGCGCAGGCCCGCGTCCGAGCGCGCCGCGTCCGGGCAACAACCCCTTCGCCTCCGCCCAGGGCATGCCCCGTCCCGGCGGTTCGGGCGGTCCGCGCCCCGGCGGCGGTCGGGGCGCAGGCCCGCGGCCCGGTCCGCGTCCCGGCGGCGCGCGGGCGCAGGGCGCCGGTTCGACCGGGGCGCGCCCCGGCGGCGCGCGTCCCGGTCCGCGTCCCGGCGGCCAGCGCCCGAACCCCGGCATGATGCCCGGGCAGTCCTCCATCGGTCGTCCCGGCGCCCCGGCCCGCAGCGGCCCGGGCGGACGCGGCGGCCGTCCGGGCAGCGGCGGACGCGGCGGCCCGGGCGGTCCCGGCGCCGGCCCCCGCAGCGGCGGGGGAGGCTTCGGCGGCCCGCGCGGCGGCCGCGGCGGGCGCGGCTCGACCCAGGGCGCCTTCGGCCGCGGTGGCGGCGCGCCCCGGGGGCGCAAGTCCAAGCGCACCAAGCGCCAGGAGTTCGAGCAGCAGAGCGCGCCGTCGATCGGCGGCGTCATCGTCCCGCGCGGCGACGGCACGACGCCGGTGCGCGTGCGCCAGGGCGCCACGCTCACGGACCTGGCGGAGAAGATCGACGCCAACCCCGCCGCCCTGGTCACCGTCCTGTTCCACCTGGGCGAGATGGCCACGGCCACCCAGTCCCTGGACGAGGACACCTTCGCCCTCCTGGGTGCCGAGCTGGGCTACAACGTCCAGATCGTCTCGCCCGAGGACGAGGACCGCGAGCTGCTGGAGTCCTTCGACATCGACCTGGAGGCCGAGGAGGCCGAGGAGGACGACGCCGATCTGCTGCCGCGCCCGCCCGTGGTCACGGTCATGGGCCACGTCGACCACGGCAAGACCAAGCTGCTGGACGCCATCCGCTCCACCGACGTGGTGGCGGCCGAGGCCGGCGGCATTACGCAGTCCATCGGCGCCTACCAGGTGCGCGTGCACCTGAACGACGAGGAGCGTCCGATCACCTTCATCGACACCCCCGGGCACGAGGCCTTTACGGCCATGCGGGCCCGCGGCGCGGAGGTCACTGACATCGCGATCCTCGTGGTCGCCGCGGACGACGGCGTCATGCCCCAGACCGTGGAGGCCCTCAACCACGCTCAGGCCGCGAAGGTGCCGATCGTGGTGGCGGTCAACAAGATCGACAAGGAGGGCGCCAACCCGGAGAAGATCCGCGGTCAGCTCACCGAGTACGGTCTGGTCCCCGAGGAGTATGGCGGCGACACCATGTTCGTCGACATCTCCGCCAAGCAGCACCTGCACATCGACGACCTGCTCGAGGCCGTCCTGCTCACCGCCGACGCGGCCCTGGACCTGCGCGCCAACCCGGACTCCGACGCGCGCGGCGTGACCATCGAGGCGAAGCTGGACAAGGGCCGCGGCGCGGTCTCGACCATCCTGGTCGAGCGCGGCACGCTGCACGTGGGCGACCCGATCGTGGCCGGCAGCGCCTACGGGCGCGTGCGCGCCATGTTCGACGAGCACGGGAACACCCTGGACGCCGTCGGGCCCGCCCGTCCCGCCCAGGTCCTGGGCCTGACCAGCGTGCCCAGCGCCGGCGACTCCTTCATCGTCGCCCCCGACGACCGCACGGCCCGCCAGATCGCCGACAAGCGCGAGGCCGCCGAGCGCGCCGCCCTGCTGGCCAAGCGCCGCAAGCGCGTGAGCCTGGAGAACCTCACCGACGTGCTCAAGGAGGGCAAGGTCGACACCCTCAACCTCATCCTCAAGGGCGACAGCTCGGGTGCGGTCGAGGCGCTGGAGGACTCCCTGCTCAAGATCGACGTGGGCGAGGAGGTCGCGCTGCGTGTCATCCACCGCGGGGTGGGTGCTATCACGCAGAACGACGTCAACCTGGCCACGGTCGACAACGCCGTCATTATCGGCTTCAACGTGCGCCCCGCCGAGCGGGTGGCCGAGTTGGCCGACCGCGAGGGCGTGGACATGAAGTTCTACTCGGTCATCTACAACGCGATCGACGACGTCGAGGCCGCCATGAAGGGCATGCTCAAGCCCGTCTACGAGGAGGTCGGGCTCGGCACCGCCGAGATCCGCCAGATCTTCCACTCCTCGAAGTTCGGCTCCATCGCGGGTTCGATCGTCCGTTCGGGCACCATTAAGCGCGGCGCCAAGGCGCGCCTGGTGCGCGGCGGCGTCGTGATCGCGGGTGACCTGAGCGTGGAGACGCTGCGCCGCGAGAAGGACGATGTCACCGAGGTCCGCGAGGGCTACGAGTGCGGTATCAACCTGGGCTTCAAGGACCTCGCCGAGGGCGACGTCATCGAGACCTGGGAGATGCGCGAGAAGCCACGCGACTGA